The Primulina eburnea isolate SZY01 chromosome 6, ASM2296580v1, whole genome shotgun sequence genome contains a region encoding:
- the LOC140833920 gene encoding eukaryotic translation initiation factor 2 subunit alpha homolog isoform X2: MAPSFDYRMYKQKLPEIDTPVMVQVKSINPDTCAYVWLEYNIEGMLSFTELSRILSVLSLVRVGQVDPQKDFVNLSKRRVTEDDARTCEEKLSKSKYVHSIMRHVAETMDIDLEELYAHVGWPLYKKFGHTFDIRFRLRA, from the exons ATGGCTCCTAGTTTCGATTACAGAATGTACAAACAAAAATTACCTGAAATCGACACCCCAGTGATGGTACAAGTGAAGAGCATAAACCCCGACACCTGCGCCTACGTGTGGCTAGAGTACAATATCGAAGGGATGCTCAGCTTCACGGAGCTTTCCCGCATACTTAGCGTTCTGAGTTTGGTTCGTGTCGGGCAGGTCGACCCACAAAAGGATTTTGTGAATTTGAGTAAAAGAAGGGTTACGGAGGATGATGCGAGAACGTGTGAAGAAAAGTTAAGTAAGAGTAAGTACGTTCATTCCATCATGCGGCATGTTGCTGAGACCATGGATATTGATCTTGAG GAGTTGTATGCCCACGTTGGATGGCCTTTATACAAAAAATTCGGCCACACTTTTGATATTAGATTCAGACTTCGTGCCTAG
- the LOC140833920 gene encoding eukaryotic translation initiation factor 2 subunit alpha homolog isoform X1, which produces MAPSFDYRMYKQKLPEIDTPVMVQVKSINPDTCAYVWLEYNIEGMLSFTELSRILSVLSLVRVGQVDPQKDFVNLSKRRVTEDDARTCEEKLSKSKYVHSIMRHVAETMDIDLEAFKLIVSDPDSVIDPLTHIVEEINAEGSKGD; this is translated from the exons ATGGCTCCTAGTTTCGATTACAGAATGTACAAACAAAAATTACCTGAAATCGACACCCCAGTGATGGTACAAGTGAAGAGCATAAACCCCGACACCTGCGCCTACGTGTGGCTAGAGTACAATATCGAAGGGATGCTCAGCTTCACGGAGCTTTCCCGCATACTTAGCGTTCTGAGTTTGGTTCGTGTCGGGCAGGTCGACCCACAAAAGGATTTTGTGAATTTGAGTAAAAGAAGGGTTACGGAGGATGATGCGAGAACGTGTGAAGAAAAGTTAAGTAAGAGTAAGTACGTTCATTCCATCATGCGGCATGTTGCTGAGACCATGGATATTGATCTTGAG GCTTTCAAACTAATTGTTTCTGATCCTGATTCTGTTATTGATCCTCTCACTCATATAGTTGAGGAAATCAATGCTGAAGGGTCCAAAG GTGACTGA
- the LOC140833920 gene encoding eukaryotic translation initiation factor 2 subunit alpha homolog isoform X3 — protein MLKGPKVTEVVPAISVDVKKLLVQDIKRRMIPQVMKIRADIEMKCFELDCVLHIMNAMRKAEATGNKDCPVKISLVGSPLYVLNTQTFDKCRNKE, from the exons ATGCTGAAGGGTCCAAAG GTGACTGAGGTGGTTCCTGCTATCTCAGTTGATGTAAAAAAATTGTTGGTTCAAGATATTAAAAGAAGAATGATTCCACAAGTGATGAAAATTCGGGCTGATATTGAGATGAAATGCTTTGAGCTTGATTGTGTTCTCCACATTATG AATGCAATGCGAAAAGCTGAAGCTACTGGTAACAAAGATTGCCCTGTAAAGATTTCATTAGTTGGTTCTCCATTGTATGTGTTGAATACTCAGACATTTGATAAG TGTAGGAACAAGGAATAG